ACCTTGACTACGACCCAGCAAGCTTGAAACTAGACCAGTTAACGGTACATCATCAACACTAGACTCTTTATAATGCTTTTGAACTACATTGATGGCTGAGGAATTCTTGTTGTAGGTAAATGAGTACCCATCTGGTGTGGGTTTATCACCTCACATTGACACACATTCAGCGTTTGAAGATTGCATTTTCAGCCTTTCCTTAGCTGGTCCTTGCATTATGGAGTTCAGAAGATACTCTGCTTCCACCTGGAAAGTAACCTCAACCAGCacggatgaagaagagaagccaGATACCTCCACTTGCATCAAGAAAGCTTTATATCTTCCTCCTCGGTCTATGCTCCTATTATCCGGGGAAGCTCGCTACGCTTGGAATCATTACATTCCACATCACAAGGTTTGTATACTACTCACCAAAACCTCTGTTTGTTTGTCTTGGCTTCAATCTCTCCTTTGAGATAACTTTGACCTCAACTCTTCTATCTACTGCTGTGTTCTCTAATAGATTGACAAGGTGAAGGATAAAGTGATCAGGAGAAGTCCGAGAAGGGTATCTTTCACATTGCGGAAGGTATAATATTATCGACAACTTTCTAGACGATGGTGTGACCAATTAATTCAGAAAGAttgataacttttttttggcTGCAGGTGAGAAATCATCCTTGCAGGTGTGAGTTCCCACAATACTGTGACTCTCAACAACAAAAACATAACTGAGGCAAAGGAGAAATTAAGTGAAATGATTTTTGAAATGTAGAAGTTTGAGTATCAAACTCTCAactctataaatgtagatttctTTTTTATGTCATCCAGCAACAATACTACCAATTATAGAGACTATTATGCACGATATCTAATGATTCAAACAGTTGTGTTTGTAATTTGTAATATCAAATTGCAAAGGAAAAAAGAATTCTAAGAGAAAATATTGGTTATATTTGACTGATATCAAATTTAAGGTTCATTGcatgatttttaaaaagtaaaggGGAcggaataaaaatattttcctaGTTTTTCAGCAGACTGTATATTTCATTTTGAACCCTCTCGAGTCAAAGGCCAAACAAAAGCTGGTTTAATTAGTACTCTACAGATGTTTAACAATACTCTTCTgcttcatcttcctcgtccCATTCCTCCTTCTTTCACCAGGTGGgttgtttccttatttgtacTTTCGAATTCACTAATGTGACCAAATCgagagaaaaaaatgaacaaaattttATCCTCTCGAATCTTCGATTTTAGTGGGCTGATACTTAATAATAGGCAATGATTGACTGATTCGGCCTCTTTTAATTTCAACCTAAATATTGATAATTTTCATAGCTTTGTTGACCCTTTTGATTTTGATTGAACAGTTGTCGAGCCAGCAGGAAGATTCTTTCGAAAAGGATGACTACTGCAATGGATCCTAAAGTTGGAAAATTTGAATCTGTTGAAGGAGCTGATCTTAATTCAATCAGTAAACCTGATGGTATGTTCTTGTGGTTTCTATAAATGTCTATGTTAGAAATAAAAGATGGTAAAAAACTTGTAAGTATGTAATTTTCGAGTTGGCGAATGTGATGAGAGTTTTAATTGTTTGCAGGCATCAGATTCCGTCTCGTTTCCTATAACATACTAGCTCAGGTATTCAAATAATCAAAGGTCTTTCATAatgatttgacaaaaaaaaaatttgtattctAATTCACATCAAAACTGAGTCCTTGTATTGTGTGTTTTAAgactttaaaatttatagataaatgtagtttcttttacctttttttgtttgtttgtttggttcaTGTGATTTCTCATCTCTTTGAGCTtattcttttcctttcttttagGTTTATGTGAAGAGCTCCCTTTTCCCACACTCTCCACCTGCCTGCCTCAAGTATGTTTCTCAGTTTTGAAATCCAGTTTTTTCTTACATTAGTCAAACCCCCTTTGTGATCAATAGCCTAGAATATAAACACTTAACTCAAGATTTGCCTCTAAAAAGTTTATTTCCGATCATGATTACAAGCCAAAAGTACTAAAACAATAATGGATCCTATTGAGTGTCCAAGAACTTTGGCGATTAGGGTTTCAAGGTGGTTTCTTCCCCAAGGCAGCTTGCCGGCGCCGCCAAAGGTTTACCGATGGGGGCTCCGGCTAATTCTGACTCGTCTGAGATGGGCTCTCCGCCTATTTTGACTCCGGTTCCTTCAAAAGGCAATTGGGTTAGAGCGGTTCAAGGTGAACAGAAAGGTCTAAAGAGGTACGAGGTTAACGTGGTGATGAAGGATGGAGTGGGATCGATCTTGGTTCCTGATGAAGTGAAGGATGCATCTCCCTTATGGGATGAATTTCTTATGGGAAAGTTTTTGGACAAAGCACCTCACATCGCTAAAGGCCATGCCATAGTGAATaagatttggggtttgggaGATAAAACACAGATGGTGGAGGTGTATATTATCAACTCGAACACTATGAAGTTTAGGGTTCCAAACTCTTCAACGAGGAAACACATCCTTCGTCGGGGTATGTGGAATTTGGCTGGTATTCCAGTGGTTATGTCTAACTAGTCCCCTTTCATTGAGGAGGATCAACCAGAAGAGAAATCCATCCCGTTATGGGTACATCTCAAACATGTCCCAATGAATATGGTATCTTGGAAGGGTTTGAGTTTGATAACAAGTCCAGTGGGAGTTCCTGTTAGGCTCCACCCGGAAACAGCACAATGTGTCAATTTGAAGTTGCAAAGAATATTTGTGAATGCTGATCTCACAAAAGAACTTCCTAAATCGATGAGTTTCAACCTAAACGGTAAAGAGACTCTTGTCGAGTATATCTACCCTTGGCTCCCCTCGAGGTGCTCTAACTGTATGAAGTGGGGCCATCTGGAGCAGGCATGCTTGGCTCCAAAGAaggttttgaaagaaaaaacaaatgtaGAGGTGGAAGAACAAACAAATATAGAGGTGGAAGATGGTGAAATTGTGGGTTCATCAATTAATGAGATTGATAACTTGGAGGAACAAGCTGATACGCAGAGAGAGGAGGTTCCTGCTTCAGATCAGTTAAAGGATAAGGAAGAAGAGCAGAGTATGGAGTCTGATGGGGTGAATGATAGGACTCGGGTGGTGGATGTGGAAGCAGAGGAAAATATGGGTTTAACAGAAGTAACAGTGAGGAGTCAATCAGCGGAAGCGATTACCCCAAAGGAGCTGGAGTGGTCTGATGTGTCCCCAGGGAAAGCTAGTAGATCACCTAAGAAGATGACAGAGCCTGAACAGGTCTTGACTACCTCAAGATTCTCGGTTCTTGCTTCaacggaggaggaagaggaggttaATGAGGATACCGTCCAGGAGGGTCTGTAGATTATGTTCAGGAAGGTTCTGAGACTGCTGAAAACCCTATGTCAGCAGATACGCAGAGGAAGATTAATCAAACAAGAGAGAAGGACCAAACTGTGGTTATCATGCGGCAGTCTCTACCAAGAGACTCTAAAGATAAGCACAAGTTTCTATCTGACCCGAGTGCTCAGAAAGCCAAGGAGGGTGCGCCTCTGGCTTCGAGCAAAAAGTCCACTCGCAAAAATAATTGATGTCTGGTTTCTTCTGGAACATCAGAGGActcaataaaaaaactaaacactCTGTAGTTCGAGAATGGATCAGAAAGTGATCGTTCCAGTTTGGCTGTCTACTGGAGACGAAAGTAAAGGAAACAAAAGCAAATCGTATTGCTGAATCAATTTTTGGTGATTGGTCTTTCCTGtctaattatgaaaataatagGTTGGGAAGGATTTGGATTGTCTGGAGTCCGAAGGTTAGAGTGACTCCATGTTTTAAGAGTGGCCAAGTAATCACTTGTGCCATCTTACTGGATGGGATGGCTGAAGAaatattttgttcttttgtttatgcTGCTAACACAATGGAAGAGAGAAGGGAGCTATGGCAGGATCTGAAATCTCATCAGGACTCACCTATGATAAGGAACAAGCCATGGTTGGTTTTTGGAGATTTTAATGAGATATTGGATGAAGAAGAGCACTCAGGGAATGAGGACATGTCGTTGGTGTCAAATGGGATGAGAGAATTTCAAAGCATGGCCAACTATTGCTCGCTTATTGACATGTCTTATCAAGGTCCCAAGCTCACTTGGAGCAATAAAAGGGACAATGACTTGATTTGCAAGAAACTGGATCGTACCTTGATGAATGATTCATGGCTGCAGATGTTCCCTTAAGCTTATTGTGTCTTTGAGGCGGGAGGTTGCTCTGATCATATGCGCTGTAGGATTGTGATCCAGGAGGGGGTGGCTAAAGTTCGAAAAccttttaaattcattaatgctATTGCTGAGTTCCCGGAGTTCCTTCCTTTGGTTAAAGATTTTTGGGCTACTACGGATCCTCTCTTTAACTCTACTTCTGCTTTGCACCGCCTGTCAAAGAAGTTGAAGCTGATGAAACCTCTTCTGCGGCAGCTGAGCAAAGTTCATATTGGGGAAATagagaagaaaacaaaggaGGCTTGGGGTATCCTCTGTGATCGCCAAAATACTACTATGCTCAACCCAACACAAGAGAATATGAGAGAGGAGTCACTAGCCCATGATCGCTGGAATTTTCTTTCTACTCTTGAAGAGAAAATTCTCAGTCAAAAGGCAAAAGCTCATTGGTTGGGCATTGGAGATGGCAACAATAAGCAATTTCATAGAGCCGCCAGAGTTAGAGAGGTTCGTAACGCGATCAGAGAGATCCATAAAGAAGATGGTACAATAGCAAAACATCAAGAAGAAATTAAGGAGGAGGCAGTGAGGCATTTTTCTCTGTTCCTATCGCACAAGCCGGATGATTTCATAGGCATTCTAGAAGCAGAACTTAAACAACTTTTGGGGTTTGAATGCGAAGAAACAGATATGCGGTTCTTAGATAAGGAGGTATCAGAGGAGGAGATTACAAAAGTTTTATTTGCAATGGCAGCCAACAAGTCCCCAGGACCTGATGGGTTTACTTGCGAATTCTATAAATCAGCTTGGCCGGTTATTGGAAAAGACTTCGTTGTAGCAGTTCAGTCTTTCTTTACAAGAGGCTTTCTACCCAAAGGAATAAACTCTACTATCTTAGCCCTTGTACCAAAGAAAGATGAAGCAACAAAAATGGGAGATTACAGACCCATCTCATGTTGTAACGTCTTATACAAGGTACTTTCAAAGATTTTGGCGAACAGGTTAAAAAAGATACTCCCAAAGTTCATCTCCACGAATCAGTCAGCGTTTGTCAAAGACCGCCTGCTCATGGAGAATGTTTTGCTAGCTTCTGAGCTTGTCAAGAGCTACCACAAGCCAACAATATCATCTAGATGTGCGGTAAAGATCGATATCTCCAAGGCTTTCGATTCAGTTCAGTGGCCTTTTCTGCTGTCTATTCTCTCTGCGATAAATCTCCCGGAAAAATTTGTTCTTTGGGTGAAAAAGTGTATTGAACTGGCCTCCTTTTCGGTTCAGATCAATGGAGAACTAGCTAGTTACTTTAATAGTTCCAGAGGGCTTCGTCAAGGATGTTCTCTCTCCCCATATCTGTTTGTTATCTGTATGGAGGTGCTGTCTAAGTTGCTAAATAAAGTAGCTTTGGAGAAGAAAATAGGATATCATCCTTACTGTTAAGAGGTCCAGTTGACCCATCTCTGTTTCGCAGATGACTTATTGGTATTCTCAGATGGCAAAAAGAGCTCGGTGGAAGGGATTCTCGAAGTCTTTAAAGATTTCGCTGGTATGTCAGGCTTACATGTAAGTCTGGAAAAGTCTACTTTGTTCTTGGCTGGAGTATGTGAAGACAGAGAGGCCATATTGGAGCAGTTTCCTTTTGAGATTGGGACTCTTCCGGTTCGTTATCTTGGGGTTCCTCTCTTAACAAAGCGTATGACATCGAGTGACTATTCCCCTCTGGTAAACAGAGTCAAGAAACGTATAACAACTTGGACGGCACGGCAGCTCTCCTTTGCAGGCCGCCTGCAACTTATAGGCTCTGTGATCCACAGTATAACAAACTTCTGGATGTCGGTTTATAGGCTCCCGAAACAGTGCATTAAAGAGATCAATCAGCTTTGTTCATCGATCTTATGGTCTGGTCCGGCTATGTGTACAACAAAAGCCAAGATATCTTGGGACAACGTATGTAGACCGAAAGAGGAGGGAGGTTTAGGGTTACGGTCGTTGTCTGAAACAAACAAGGTATGTTGTCTCAAGCTCGTCTGGCGTATACTGTCGCAGACTACTCTTATGGGTCAAATGGGTTCAGCGGTATCTGATAAGAAAGGGCTCCTTCTGGAGTATCAGCGACACAAGCTCTCTAGGTTCTTGGATTTGGAAGAAGCTATTGAAGTATAGATCTCTGGCCAGATCTTTTGTACAAGTAGAAATAAGAAGTGGAACTCCTACTTCTTTCTGGTTTGATGAGTGGTCCCCCTTGGGGAGGATAATAGACCTCACAGAAATGCAAGGTTGCATCGCGCTTGGGATCAATCTCAACGCCACCGTCGAGTTTGTTATTCAAAACTACCGGAGCCGCCGCTACAGAGAAAAACACTTGATCACCATTGATAAGGAGATCCTGAAGTTGAGAGCCCAGGGGCTTACAGAAGAGGACGATGTGGTTAAGTGGAAAGGGAAAGGCAATGTGTTTCGACCTTGTTTCGACACACACCAAACTTGGAACTCTATTCGAGTGCCGCAGTCAAAAGTTCAGTGGTATAAGGGTCTCTGGTTTGCTGGATCAACTCCAAAGTGCTCTGTTATGTCTTGGGTTGCTGTACATAATCGCCTGGCAACAGGAGATAGGCTGCTGCAGTGGAACTCTCAGGCAAACGCTCAGTGTATCCTCTGTAACTCTGCAGTCGAATCCCGAAATCATCTTTTCTTTAGCTGCACCTTCACAGAGACTATTTGGAGGAACCTTACAAGGAAGCTACTTGGACAGAACTACTCACACATATGGAGTCAAGTTCTTGATCTTATATCGACACACACTGTCTCAGGGGAGACAAGGTTCCTCCTAAGATACGCTTTTCAAGTTTCAGTGCACAGTATTTGGCTGGAGAGAAATGGTAGGAGACACGGCAAGGTTCAGAGACCTCCGAGCATTCTTATCAAGTTCATCGACAAGCAAATACGAAACCGAATCAGTTCACTCCGGGGACGAGCTGGAACATCTTTCAACAACGCGATGGTGGTTTGGTTTTCGTCTAGAGATTAGACGGGTTCTACTCcacaaaatttgtttcaaaactaTCACACAAGCTTAAACTCAAGTTGCATTAGTTTGTACAAAAGCCTTTTTTGAtctgaataaatttaacattctttcaaaaaaaaagtgtccAAGAACTTTACCTAGAAACAGCCTCACTATGTTTGGTTTTGCTCCCAGTAGTGATCTTTTTAATATACATGTACTTTGCAAGTATCCTAAAATTGTTAAGATACTTGCAGTAAATGAGACCTGCTCTTCCTTTTTGTGCCGCAGATGGAAAGCTCGTTCACATGCCATTCTCAGCGTTCTGAAAAAACTCCAGACTGACTTCTTTTGTTTGCAGGTTTGTTCTTGTCAGCTTTcttcttttgagtttttggttagaaatttagaaACCCTTCTTCTCATGAGACCAAACTACATCTTAGTTATCCATTGGACAGTCTCCACTAGGTAGGTAGTTAATATTGTTACATATTTCTCTCAGGAAGTAGATGAGTACGATAGCTTTTACAGAAAAAACATGGAGTCTCTGGGCTACTCTGGAATTTATATTCAGAGAACTGGGCAGAGAAAGCGTGATGGTTGTGCAATCTTCTTCAAGCCTAGCTGGTATATGATTAAAAACAGTAGTCGTGTTTCCATTTTAGTGCAGAAACCTTAATCTGATAGAAACAAGACTCTTATTTGGATTTAGTGCAGAATTGGTCACCAAAGAACGGATCGAATACAATGATCTTTTGGACGAACAGAAGATTGAGACCTCCAACGAAGCAAAAGGTGATGAAAAAGAAGCGAAAGGTATCTAATATGTCAACTTCTTTGTGGTGATTCTTTTATATCTCAAACATCATTTACCAATTTCTTATCTACTCATGTTCCCTTCAAACAAAAAAGAACATTCTGGAAAAGACAGCCGTGACCTTAATGATCCACAAGTGAGACTAAAACGCGATTGTGTTGGGATAATGGCTGCTTTTAGGATCAACAAGCCGTTTCATCACATGGTCATCGTGGCCAACACACATCTTTACTGGTAAAAAAACAACTCTTGTTACCACCTATTAGTTAAAGCATGTCTCATTCTCATGTTTGCTTTCTTTCTAGGGACCCGGAGCTGGCTGATGTGAAGCTTGCTCAAGCCAAGTATCTACTTTCACGACTAGCTCAGTTCAAGACGCTAATATCAGATGAATTCGAGTGCACACCTTCGTTGCTACTTGCTGGTGACTTCAATTCAATCCCTGGGGATATGGTTTGATTCAATTCCTTGCCTTTAGTTCTACACTTTAAATCTATTTTCTcaattgttttgttgttttcaggTGTATAGTTACCTAGTATCAGGTTATAAGAAACCTGCAGAGaccatagaagaagaagaagtggctcCTATTCCTATGTGTAGTGTCTATGAAGTGACAAGAGGAGAGCCTAAGTTCACAAACACACTTGattacatcttcttctctcCTTCAGACTTCATCAAACCTGTGAGTATCCTCCAACTACCTGAACCCGAATCTCCGGATGTTGTTGGTTTCTTACCTAATGATCATCACCCAAGTGACCATTTACCTATAGGGGCTGAGTTTGAGATCAGTCGTGAATAGAAAGTTTTGTTTCCATAGCTTCATTTTTGAATTGTGTTCTAGCAGTGAAACATACACAATACATAAGTGTTGAAAGACTTGCATCAGTTTTCTCAACAAActttaaatttacatttttttctggTTCTTAAAGAAGATTTGAATTTTCTATAGAAAAGATTTATTGTCATGACATGTTTACATATGATGATCTCGTGGAATAAGATTCCAGCCGATCATAATCTACCTTATCTATCAACCACTAAAGTATGGTACTGCTgcacaaactttttttttacctaTTGAAACTCAAAATGAACATGTTTGATGTGTGTTTCACCGAACAGTTCATGGATCATAGTCAAAGCTTCTGGAAACAACCCGCAAAAGTTCATAGCCTTTCTCTATTACTCTCGACCTTCTTTCCGGTTGCCTAGTTTTACTTCAACACCAAGCAATCTCACTTACTATTAACCTTTGATTGAATCGTAAAACCCCTCAAAACATCTCCCGGCCGAGCCAATAGCTATCTGAAAAATCTGGATTTTTACAATAAAACCTGCAATATGGGCTGGGCTGACTTGTTGACGGTAAAGGAAGACTGAGAGTCTGAGACCATTACCTCGAGCTACAGAGGCAATGTATTACCTCGAGCTACATTGGCAACGTCTTGTCTGTAGCTGTAGGTGAAACCACCGACGAAAATCTGAAACAAAACCATATGTCAGGGATAGCAAACATAGACACAAATGGATTACTGAACTGACAATCAGTACTCATTCACAGATTTGATACATTGTATCGAGAGTCGCCGACCTGGACTGATGTTAGCTCGGTTATTTCTCGGACAAGGACCCGCTTTGATCTTGTCTTCAGGACGACTGAACTGGATTTTGGACTGGGCGCTCCCTTACTTGGAACTGGCAACCTAGCGCCTGTAATGATGGCTCGTGGTCGGTCTCTGCTATTGTGTGGCCTGAACTCGGAGCAGCTTTAGAGTCTTAACTCGGTTTTTTAAGCCAATGTCTGCTAAAATCTTCCAACCACGGACCTGAAAAAATGAACACAGCTAACAGCAAAACAATATGCCCAAAGGAAGAAGCTCTCTTTATTATCTGTAAAATTATAGTTACAATGAGACAAACCAATAGTCTTGAGTATTCTTTTTTTCACATTTCCTGCATCACATGTTACTTATGCAcggtaaacaaaaacaaaatcaggGAGCTATTTTGCTGGACTTCAGATATTTAAACCTATGGTCAAAAGTGTTTAAGGCTTCTTCAGATATTTCTTGGCTTCTGCAGAGAAGCTTCTTGCGATTTCTTTATTGGAGAATGTTAAAGGAAGCTCTTCATCAGCATCATCAGTCTCTCCTCTGTCTATCCAGCTATGAGGTCTACTTGAGTCTTTTGGACTATCATCTCCTTCTCTGGATTCCATGGGCGAGTTTGGTTCGTCTGGTAACTCACGATATAAGTGTTTGATTATGAACAGAGCAGTATCATTATCTCTCCAATAGTTTCTGCACAATATATATTACAGTCATTTGAGTTCTTACTTCTAAACGTAGATGTGATGTTTTCATCAATGAAGAATTTCACTTACGTATGAGCTCCTATAGCTTGTAGATACGGATGCTTAAAAGTTTTTTCCTGCATCACCCAAAGAGTCAGTCAATTATTATCTGAAAACTAGCATGCTTAAGCCAAATCCAAAAGAATATTAAAAGGCTATTAATTAGGTGATGAATGATGATGCATCATGATTTCTTCTACCTGTAGCATGTGATCTATTCGACCATCTCGAGTTCCAGTCAACCTTTCCATCATTAAGGAACCATAGGACCTTCCATCCTTTTCGTCATCGGTTTCTTCAGTCTCTGTTCAAGGAACATTAGAAAGTAGATGGATGGATTCATCAACTGTGGAGATGCCATTTGGAGCCATCATATGGGAGTGAAAAAATGAGCAAATCGAACTTTTACCTTCTAGTTCATCCGAGCTTTTGGATTGGCAAATAGTGAGAACTCTTGTCTGCATGACAATTAAAGATGAGGCTTGTGTATGTTGAATcgcaaaagattaaaaaaaactaagtagAAGTCTGGGAACACACACCCTTGCTGAAACAaaatgattcattaatctctgTGAACGCTCCGCAAAATCCTCTTTGAAATCCTATCGAACATTGCAGCAAACAAAATTAGAAGAAGCAGGAAACAGGAACACTAAACCATAAGATTTTAATTACCTGTAATCCAATATGCAACCGCTTGCCACCTCTGTGGTAAGGAACAAGAACAGGTCGTTTGGGAAGGTACTCTTTGCAGACAAGTGGCTCCACTCTGCACGCATGAAACACAATAACACTGTCAAAATAACGTAATATAAGGAGAGACCATAAACTAGCTAGAATACTTTTTTATTCCTATGAAGACCAACCTATACGCAACAGGATCATAGGGGTGAAAAATGTTGAACATTCGACGACAAGCTGGCATCTCTTCAATAACATTTCCCTCTTCCCAGTAATCTTTTCCCTTACCTAAGACATGTTAAACAgcttttacatttaaaaaaaaaaggagactTTATAATTGGATAGCAGAGCAAATAACGTACAAGAAAACTCTACTCAACAAGTATTACCTATCCCAAGACGTATATTTCGAAGGGCAAGGAAGACTCCAAGAGGAGAGCCAACTGCAAAGAAAGTGTCAACCTGGGCAGGATATACAGTTAAAAGTTAGGCTGACACTTTTTGCATTGTGGTTCGAATGAGATTGAAAAATATTAAGTATACGATCCCAGACCTTGAACTCCAGCTTTCGGTATTTGATATAAGGAGTAAAGCTAGAAGGTGCAGTGGCATCTTTAGTTGGCGCCTTCTCAGGTATCATAGATGTCTTGGTTTTTTCTGTTGATAACACCATTTCATATCATCAGTAAGATGTACATGCAAGAAGTTCCAAATACGGGAAAGATAAAAGTGGAGGTTCAGAAATAATACCATCGGTTATTCTGGCATTTTCTGATTGCAGTTGCGCTACTTTTGACCTCAATGATTTAACCTgggattaaaaataaaaataactatttttttgttttgttcaatcCGCAAACAAGCTGGAGAAAAACTTCCACAGAACAGAAACCTAAGGAAGTATGAGATGCTGTGAACACAAATGCTGAAAGCTTGCAAGAACCTAAGCTACAAAATTTAATCAAAGGactgaaaatttgaaaattagaaGTGGTAGTATTTACCTCTTCCTGCAATAACTTGATCATCTCCTcgtttttagaattttcacattttttctcCCATGATTGTcctggaaaagaagaagaatcataCGTTCTACAGTCAGCTCCATCTGGTCCATCCTGTGAGGAAATAGCAGCACTAACGATGTCCACTACAGAATCAGAGACCAACGAAGGACCTTCTTGAATGACATCTTGATGCTCCAACAACGTTGTTTTTTTATCCATCATGTCATTATCTTCACCTGTGATTTCCTCGGTGTTATTCAACTGGTTAGATTTCTCTGGCTCAATTTTTGATGATTGATGCGAACTACAAGGTTCATCAGCGCTAGCTTGAATTGGAGGAGATTCTTCATCTGGAAAGAATTTCTTGTATACTGCATCCATTGGAAATGGGGATGACAAATTGTGCTGATGACATAAGATGTCATAGGAGAGAACACTCCCCAGAGAATGTCCATATATGGAAATCTGTATAATAAATGTCCATGAACAGAACATgagtttgtttaatttaatggAAGCTTACACTAGTCACAGATTGATGAAATGCAATAGACTTATAACGAGATATGCACCTTTCCATCATAGTCCGGGTTTCTCTTTATAAATTTCAGATACAGTTTATTGAGCTGGTTTGAGACCTGAAAGATGTAAACAAGCACAGATTATAATGATGCAGAAGATGATAGTAACAATGTCTAATAAGCTATTAGGCTgttcaaaaattctaaaactaaATCACAAACTAGATTCAGTTTGGCACTACTAAAACAAAAAGAGTATCAAAGTTGGGAAATTGCAATACCGAATCAATAATAGCCTGACAATAAATGGGGCTCATGTAGTATAACACATCATGAACAGTTGCGCTCAGCATCTCTCGCAAACGCCGTACACCGTCTAAAGTACATTTATCAACAGCAGCTTCACCACTTAGCTTTAAACCCTTCCTCCACTACAAAAAACAATATAGAAAGAAAGAATAAATGAAGTAAAATCATACTATACAAAgataaaccagaaaaaaaaaagatttatatatagagagataCCTGGCATGGGATGAAAAGGACTCTTTGAGTGCCGAGCTGATGAGAGGTTAGATGACGTTCCCCTAAACCTGCTGTGATTTGGCGAAAGTTTCCAACGTCGTCAACAAGATTAGACTTTTCACCTTTTTGGCCAATACCATGAACCATGAATACAAGATGTCTAACAGGGACCTGGACATAATAACACACAgcacaaaaaaattgagatATTCTGAAAATAGTTTGACAACAGAGATCAGATGCTCTATATGCAATTCATTGGAAACGAGTATACTAAGACATACTTGTGAACAATAGTCATCCATTTCTTCCTCCTTTTGTTGGCGTACTTCTTCCTGAACAGaagcaaaataaatatgattcgATTGCAGGAACTCTTAATCagcaaacacaaaaataaagcTTACTCAGTGAGCTTTCACAATTTCTAATGAGACCTTAGAAAAGAAATGTGAGAATAAGTTCCAGAATAATTTGTAAGAACCTGTGTAGGTTTAGGAGAGTAGGAGCCTGCATAACCGCGTCTCAACTTAATTCCATTGCCAGTATAGCCAACAATGCCAGAGAGCCCAGAGGGATCCACATTAAGCCAAGCTTCCCATGTATTATCCTCCCCAGTAAAGAGAGCATGAAGTCCCTACATTAACAACTTGGGATCATATCATCTATGCAATCACTCAACTGA
The window above is part of the Brassica napus cultivar Da-Ae chromosome C8, Da-Ae, whole genome shotgun sequence genome. Proteins encoded here:
- the LOC106415737 gene encoding phospholipase SGR2 isoform X1: MEDTERTPAVNTTSPDLLKNTPSNIARLEDVIEQCRGRQKYLAQTTSPSDGSDVRWYFCKVSLAEHELAASVPGTDVVGKSEYFRFGMRDSLAIEASFLQREDELLSLWWKEYAECSQGPIPQLNPKSKSNKHSTETLSEASVSSSLYALEEERVGVPVKGGLYEVDLVRRHCFPVYWNGDNRRVLRGHWFARKGGLDWLPIPETVAEQLEISYLNKVWHRRRFQPSGLFAARVDLQGSSLGLHALFTGEDNTWEAWLNVDPSGLSGIVGYTGNGIKLRRGYAGSYSPKPTQEEVRQQKEEEMDDYCSQVPVRHLVFMVHGIGQKGEKSNLVDDVGNFRQITAGLGERHLTSHQLGTQRVLFIPCQWRKGLKLSGEAAVDKCTLDGVRRLREMLSATVHDVLYYMSPIYCQAIIDSVSNQLNKLYLKFIKRNPDYDGKISIYGHSLGSVLSYDILCHQHNLSSPFPMDAVYKKFFPDEESPPIQASADEPCSSHQSSKIEPEKSNQLNNTEEITGEDNDMMDKKTTLLEHQDVIQEGPSLVSDSVVDIVSAAISSQDGPDGADCRTYDSSSFPGQSWEKKCENSKNEEMIKLLQEEVKSLRSKVAQLQSENARITDEKTKTSMIPEKAPTKDATAPSSFTPYIKYRKLEFKVDTFFAVGSPLGVFLALRNIRLGIGKGKDYWEEGNVIEEMPACRRMFNIFHPYDPVAYRVEPLVCKEYLPKRPVLVPYHRGGKRLHIGLQDFKEDFAERSQRLMNHFVSARTRVLTICQSKSSDELEETEETDDEKDGRSYGSLMMERLTGTRDGRIDHMLQEKTFKHPYLQAIGAHTNYWRDNDTALFIIKHLYRELPDEPNSPMESREGDDSPKDSSRPHSWIDRGETDDADEELPLTFSNKEIARSFSAEAKKYLKKP
- the LOC106415737 gene encoding phospholipase SGR2 isoform X2, encoding MEDTERTPAVNTTSPDLLKNTPSNIARLEDVIEQCRGRQKYLAQTTSPSDGSDVRWYFCKVSLAEHELAASVPGTDVVGKSEYFRFGMRDSLAIEASFLQREDELLSLWWKEYAECSQGPIPQLNPKSKSNKHSTETLSEASVSSSLYALEEERVGVPVKGGLYEVDLVRRHCFPVYWNGDNRRVLRGHWFARKGGLDWLPIPETVAEQLEISYLNKVWHRRRFQPSGLFAARVDLQGSSLGLHALFTGEDNTWEAWLNVDPSGLSGIVGYTGNGIKLRRGYAGSYSPKPTQEEVRQQKEEEMDDYCSQVPVRHLVFMVHGIGQKGEKSNLVDDVGNFRQITAGLGERHLTSHQLGTQRVLFIPCQWRKGLKLSGEAAVDKCTLDGVRRLREMLSATVHDVLYYMSPIYCQAIIDSVSNQLNKLYLKFIKRNPDYDGKISIYGHSLGSVLSYDILCHQHNLSSPFPMDAVYKKFFPDEESPPIQASADEPCSSHQSSKIEPEKSNQLNNTEEITGEDNDMMDKKTTLLEHQDVIQEGQSWEKKCENSKNEEMIKLLQEEVKSLRSKVAQLQSENARITDEKTKTSMIPEKAPTKDATAPSSFTPYIKYRKLEFKVDTFFAVGSPLGVFLALRNIRLGIGKGKDYWEEGNVIEEMPACRRMFNIFHPYDPVAYRVEPLVCKEYLPKRPVLVPYHRGGKRLHIGLQDFKEDFAERSQRLMNHFVSARTRVLTICQSKSSDELEETEETDDEKDGRSYGSLMMERLTGTRDGRIDHMLQEKTFKHPYLQAIGAHTNYWRDNDTALFIIKHLYRELPDEPNSPMESREGDDSPKDSSRPHSWIDRGETDDADEELPLTFSNKEIARSFSAEAKKYLKKP